A window of Pan paniscus chromosome X, NHGRI_mPanPan1-v2.0_pri, whole genome shotgun sequence genomic DNA:
tttgcctaaaccaatgtctAGAAAAGTTTTTCTGATGAtaacttctagaatttttatggtttcaggccttagatttaaggccttgatccatcttgagctgattttgaataaggtgagagataaggacccggtttcattcttttacatgtggcttgccaattatcccaccAGTAGTTGTTGATTATGGTGtctttttcccactttatgttattgtttgttttgtccaagatcagttggctgtaagcatttgggattatttctgggttctctcttctgttctattggtctatgtgactatttttatatcagtaccatgttgtttttttggtgactatggccttataatacaaagtcaggtaatgttatgcctctagatttgttctttttgcttagtcttactttggctatgtgggctctttttggttccatatgaattttagaattgctttttctagttctgtgaggaaTGACAGTGGTGTTttaatgggaattgcattgaatttgtagattgcttttgacagtatggtcattttcacaatattgattccacCCATCAATGAGCTTGagatatgtttccatttggttgtgtcatctataatttctttcagcagtgtttttttttttctagttcacatgcatttattttattctattcacaTTGTACAATTGTTACACaatctacaaaaagtacaaaagccTAGCCATTTTCCGATGCCAGGTCAGAGGCAAGTTGCAAAAAAGGAAGACAGCACAGTAAGTTACAAGAAGAGCTCAGGAGTCCATTACAAGTCACACTGTACAAGTCACATCACATATTTAAAGCTGTAAATATTGCCACAGGAGAATCTCCTGTCTTTGCAGCGACCACACAGTTCCTGTCGATGAGGCCTCCTTAGATCAATGTGTCTCTTCTTTTGAGGACAGGAACAATGAGACTTTGAGCAGGTCTGGCATTGGATTGCTTCTACTCGATAAGGGTTAAAACTCTTTTGGCATTTACAACAGAGTTGTTTGAAATAAACCTTGTTTGTTCCAGAAATGCACCACACGTAAGCAGTCTCCCACCTGGTCTTACAATCTTTACAGTGGAAATAGCCATATTTTGGTTCCAAAAACTGGAAGTTGGGCCTCCGGAGCGGCTCGGAGGCGGCGTCTCCAGGCACCTGCTTGCTCTTCGTCTCCTGAGGGCACGGGGCGTCTTTCTCCCCCGATTCCTCCAGCTGCCCGGGCTCCTCCTGCCTGTCAGCTCCTGACCTCCGTGGTGGTGGCTGGGGCTGGCTGGCCTCCGCAGGGCCCGGGAGCGCCTTGCTCTCCGCTTCGTCCCCATCTCTCCGCAGGCGGATCAAGCCCCTGCTGCCAGTGGCGGGCGAAGTGACCCCACAGGCTGGCAGAAGCTCCTGGGGGTCTCTGCCGTCCCAGGAGTAGCAGCTGCTGAGGGTGCGAGGCCCCAGAGAGCACTGCACAGCCTTGTCCACCCGCGGGCTCACCTGCACGCCCACCTCCTTGGTGTTGGGCTTGCACAGCCGCGGGCTCAGGCTGGGGTTCATCTGGGAGAGAATGGCCTTAAGCTGCGCCCTCTTGTAAGGGTCAATGCAGTAGTCAGGGGCGTTCGCAGGCACCAGCAGCCCTGGCCTGGCCAGAAAAGTGGGAGGACCCATATTTTGCCTCCAGTCGGGCTGTTTGTGCCCTGAGAGTCCAGGCTGGCCCAAAGGCACTGTGTTCCCATAACCCTGGTACAAGCCGTAGGGAACACGGACAAAGCGCTCCATCCGCTCTCAGGTGCTCAGGCGCAGTCTAATATCCTAGCCAGTTTGTTTGGGTCCTTATTTTGCCTTCCTCCTTCATCCAccccttctttctcttcatcaggttctcagcagtgttttgtagttttctttgtacagGTCTTTCACCTCATAGGTTAGACATATTtctaagtattattatttttgcagctattgtaaaaggggttaagttattcatttaattctctGCTTGGTTGCTGTTTGTATATAGCAGAGCTATTGATCtgtgcacattaattttgtatactGAACTTTGCTGAAATTATTTATCATTTCCAGGAGCTtcttggaggagtctttagggttctcTAGGTATATGATCGTATCATCAGAAAACAGAAACACTTTCACTTTTTCTTAACTGATtaggatgccctttatttctttctcttgtctgagttccctggctaggactttcagtactatgttggatAGAAgtagtgggcatccttgtcttgttccagttatcagagggaatgctttcaactatttcccattcagtattatgttggctgtgtgtttgtcatagatgacttttaCTGTATTAATGTATGTcctttctatgccaattttgttgagggttttaatcataaagggatgctggattttgtagAATGCTTTTTGTGCATCTATGGAGAtgaccatgtgatttttgtttttaattacgtTTATTTGGTGTATCACAtgtattgacttgcatatgttaaaccatccctgcatccccgctatgaatcccacttgatcattgtggattatctttctgatatgttgttggattcaattagctaattttttaaggaTGTTTGCCTCTATAtaaatcagggatattggtctgtattgttgttgttgatgttgttgttgttatgtcctttcctggttttggtattagggtgatattgGCTTAATAGAATAATTAAGagaagattccctctttctctatcttttggaatagtgtcaataggattggtaccaatttttctttgaatgtctgatagaattcagctgtgaatccatctggtcctggactttttttgttggcaattttttttttaattaccatttcaatctctctGCTTGTTATTGGTTTCTTCAGGGTTTCTAATTATCACTgctttaagctaggagggttgtatttttccaggaatttatccatctcctctaggttttctagtgtaTGTGCacaaaggtgtttatagtatccttgaatgatcttttgtatttctgttgtgtCGATTGTACTATCTCCTGTTTGCTTCtatttgagcttatttggatcttctctcttcttttcttggctaaTCAGTGGgggagactccttaaagaactaaaagtagaatgatccagcaatcccactactggatattcatccagaggaaaataagtaattatacaaaaaagatacttggcaatgcatgtttatagcagcacacaCAATTGCAAAATTATAGAACCAGCCCAACTGCCCattaatcaatgagtggataaagaaattgtgaaatatatatatataaatatataaaaatatatataaatatatataaatatataaaaatatataaaaatatatataaatacatataaatacatatgaataggtacaaatatatataaatatatatttatatatatgccatggaatactatacagttacaaaaaggaacaaactaatgGCATtttcagcaacctggatggaattggagacaattattctaactgaagtaactcagaaatgaaaaaccaaaccatacattcttactcataagtgggagctaagctatgaggatgcaaaggtataagagtgatgcaatggactttgggaacttgggggaaagagtgggagggataaaaaactacaaattgggtacagtgtatactgctagGGTGATGactgcaccaaaatctcaaatCACTAtagaatttattcatgtaaccaaacaccacctgtttccccaaaacctatggaaataacataaaataataaagtaaaaaaataaaataaaatagataatataaatattggcctgaaattttattttattattgtatatcTGCTAGGTTTTGGTAACAGGATAATGCAGGCCTCGTAGAATGAGTTAAGAAGGAGCCCCTCctcaattttttagaatagtttcagtatgaatgttaccagctcttctttgtccatcaggtagaattcagctgtgaatccatttggtcctgggctttgtttgtttgctaggctatttattactgcctcatcTTCAGATCTCATTATTGGTCTGATTAGAGATTCAATttattcctggttcagtcttgggagggtatgtgtgtccaggaatttatacatttcttctagattttctagtttatgtgcatacaAGTGTTTATGATATTCTATgatggttctttgttttttttaattttattatgattatactttaagttttagggtacatatgcacaatgtgcaggttagttacatatgtatacatgtgccatgctgctgtgctgcacccattaactcgtcatttagcattaggtgtatctcctaatgctatccctcccccctccccccaccccacaacagtccccagagtgtgatgttccccttcctgtgtccctgtgttctcattgttcaattcccacctatgagtgagaacatgcggtgtttggttttttgttcttgtgatagtttactgagaatgatgatttccaatttcatccatgtccctacaaaggacatgaattcatcattttttatggctgcatagtattccatggtgtatatgtgccacattttcttaatccagtctatcattgttggacatttgggttggttccaaatctttgctattgtgaatagtgccgcaataaacatacgtgtgcatgtgtctttatagcagcatgatttatagtcctttgggtacgtacccagtaatggcatggttgggtcaaatggtatttccagttctagatccctgaggaatcaccacactgacttacacaagggttgaactagtttacagtcccaccaacagtgtaaaagtgttcctatttctccatatcctctccagcacctgttgtttcctgactttttaatgattgccattctaactggtgtgagatggtatctcattgtggttttgatttgcatttctctgatggccagtgatgatgagcattttttcatgtgtctgttggctgtataaatgtcttcttttgagaagtgtctgttcatgtcctttgcccactttttgatggggttgtttgtttttttcttgtaaatttgtttgagttcattgtagattctggaaattagccctttgtcagatgagtaggttgcaaaaattttctcccattttgtaggttgcctgttcactctgatggtagtttcttttgctgtgcagaagctctttagtttaattagatcccatttgtcaattttggcttttgttgccattgcttttggtgttttagacatgaagtcctttcccatgcctatgtcctgaatggtaatgcctaggttttcttctagggtttttatggttttaggtctaacgcttaagtctttattccatcttgaattaatttttgtataaggtgtaaggaagagatccagtttcagctttctatatatggctagccagttttcccagcaccatttattaaatagggaatcctttccccattgcttatttttctcaggtttgtcaaagatcagatagttgcagatatgcggctttatttctgagcactctgttctgttccattgatctatatctctgttttgctagcagtaccatgctgttttgattactgtagccttgtagtatagtttgaagtcaggtagcgtgatgcctccagctttgttcttttggcttaggattgacttggcgatgcgggctctttttttgttccatatgaactttaaagtagttttttctgattctgtgaagaaagtcattggtagcttgatggggatggcattgaatctgtaaattcccttgggcagtatggccattttcacgatattgattcttcctacccatgagcatggaatgttcttccatttctttgtatcctcttttatttcattgagcagtggtttgtagttctccttgaagaggtccttcatgtcccttgtaagttggattcctaggtattttattctctttgaagcaattgtgaatgggagttcactcatgatttggctctctgtttgtctgttattggtgtataagaatgcttgtgatttttgtacattgattttgtatcctgagactgctgaagttgcttatcagcttaaggagattttgggctgagacaatggtgttttctagatatacaatcatgtcatctgcaaacagggataatttgacttcctcttttcctaattgaatatcctttatttccttctcctgcctaattgccctggccagaacttccaacactatgttgaataggagtggtgagagagggcatccctgtcttgtgccagttttcaaagggaatgcttccagtttttgcccattcagtatgatattggctgtgggtttgtcatagatagctcttattattttgagatacatcccatcaatacctaatttattgagagtttttagcatgaagggttgttgaattttgtcaaaggccttttctgcatctattgagataatcatgtggtttttgtctttggttctgtttatatgctggattacatttattgatttgcatatattgaaccagccttgcatcccagggatgaagccctcttgatcatggtggataggcTTTTTGACATGCTGCtcgattcagtttgccagtattttattgaggatttttgcatcaatgttcatcaaggatattggtctaaaattctctttttggttgtgtctctgcccggctttggtatcaggatgatgctggcctcataaaatgagttagggaggattccctctttttctattgattggaatagtttcagaaggaatggttccaattcctccttgtacctctggtagaattcggctgtgaatccatctggtcctggactctttttggttggtaagctattgattattgccacaatttcagagcctgttattggtctattcagagattcaacttcttcctggtttagtcttgggatggtgtatgtgtcgagcaatttatccatttcttctagattttctagtttatttgcgtagaggtgtttgtagtattctctgatggtagtttgtatttctgtgggattggtggtgatatcccctttatcattttttattgcatctatttgattcttctctcttttactctttattagtcttgctagcggtctatcaattttgttgatcctttcaaaaagccagctcctggattcattaattttttgaaggtttttttgtgtctctatttccttcagttctgctctgattttagttatttcttgccttctgctagcttttgaatgtgttttctcttgcttttctagttcttttaattgtgatgttagggtgtcaattttggatctttcctgctttctcttgtgggcatttagtgctataaatttccctctacacactgctttgaatgtgtcccagagattctggtatgttgtgtctttgttctcattggtttcaaagaacatctttatttctgccttcatttcgttatgtacccagtagtcattcacgagcaggttgttcagtttccatgtagttgagcggttttgagtgagtttcttaatcctgagttctagtttgattgcactgtggtctgagagacagtttgttataatttctgttcttttacatttgctgaggagagctttacttccaagtatgtggtcaattttggaataggtgtggtgtggtgctgaaaaaaatgtatattctgttgatttggggtggagagttctgtagatgtctattaggtctgcttggtgcagagctgagttcaattcctgggtatccttgttaactctctgtcttgttgatctgtctaatgttgacagtggggtgttaatatctcccattattattgtgtgggagtctaagtctctttgtaggtcactcaggacttgctttatgaaactgggtgctcctgtattgggtgcatatatatttaggatagttagctcttcttgttgaattgatccctttaccattatgtaatggccttctttgtctcttttggtctttattggtttaaagtctgttttatcagagactaggattgcaacccatgcctttttttgttttccatttgcttggtagatcttcctccatccttttattctgagcctatgtgtgtctctgcatgtgagatgggtttcctgaatacagcacactgatgggtcttgactctttatccaatttgccaatctgtgtcttttaattggagcatttagtccatttacacttaaagttaatattgttatgtgtgaatttgatcctgtcattttgatgttagctggttattttgctcgttagttgatgcagtttcttcctaggcttgatggtctttacaatttggcatgattttgcagtggctggtaccggttcctttccatgtttagtgcttccttcaggagctcttttagggcaggcctggtggtgacaaaatctctcagcatttgcttttctgtaaagtattttatttctccttcacttatgaagcttagtttggctggatatgaaattctgggttgaaaattcttttctttaagaatgtcgaatattggcccccactctcttctggcttgtagagtttctgccgagagatccgctgttagtctaatgggcttccctttgtgggtaacccgacctttctctctggctgcccttaacattttttccttcatttcaactttggtgaatctgaaaattatgtgtcttggagttgctcttcttgaggagtatctttgcggtgttctctgtatttcctgaatctgaacgttggcctgcattgctagattggggaagttctcctggataatatcctgcagagtgttttccaacttgttccattctccccgtcactttcaggtacaccaatcagacgtagatttggtcttttcacatagtcccatatttcttggaggctttgttcgtttgtttttattcttttttctctaa
This region includes:
- the LOC100975480 gene encoding protein ZAR1-like, coding for MERFVRVPYGLYQGYGNTVPLGQPGLSGHKQPDWRQNMGPPTFLARPGLLVPANAPDYCIDPYKRAQLKAILSQMNPSLSPRLCKPNTKEVGVQVSPRVDKAVQCSLGPRTLSSCYSWDGRDPQELLPACGVTSPATGSRGLIRLRRDGDEAESKALPGPAEASQPQPPPRRSGADRQEEPGQLEESGEKDAPCPQETKSKQVPGDAASEPLRRPNFQFLEPKYGYFHCKDCKTRWETAYVWCISGTNKVYFKQLCCKCQKSFNPYRVEAIQCQTCSKSHCSCPQKKRHIDLRRPHRQELCGRCKDRRFSCGNIYSFKYVM